The following proteins come from a genomic window of Phycisphaerae bacterium:
- a CDS encoding methyltransferase domain-containing protein, with protein sequence MMDQMQSDPRALRRTLHLFARVNPILSGYRELIGRYICPDLLRTDGRPMRFLDIGAGACDVDVWLMEWCRRKRRPMEIVCLDHNPRVVRYARRLVRRRSRIEVRMGDARALEQMGERFDYVFANHVLHHLSDPEAAEVLRCAERVCDRVLLVNDVRRSYGNYAAFSLISPLLGRGSFAANDGRVSITKGFTVSEFVRLARAADLQGQAAVGVTFPGHVYLVSRKAEG encoded by the coding sequence ATGATGGATCAGATGCAGAGCGATCCGCGGGCGCTGCGTCGGACGCTGCACCTGTTCGCGCGGGTCAACCCGATTCTGTCGGGATACCGGGAGTTGATCGGGCGGTACATCTGTCCGGACCTGCTGCGGACCGACGGGCGGCCGATGCGGTTTTTGGATATCGGGGCTGGGGCGTGCGACGTGGACGTGTGGTTGATGGAGTGGTGCCGTCGGAAGCGGCGGCCGATGGAGATCGTGTGCCTGGACCACAATCCGCGGGTGGTGCGATACGCGCGGCGGCTGGTGCGTCGTCGGTCTCGGATCGAGGTTCGGATGGGGGATGCGCGGGCGTTGGAGCAGATGGGGGAGCGTTTCGATTACGTGTTCGCCAATCACGTGCTGCACCACCTGAGCGATCCGGAGGCGGCTGAGGTGTTGCGGTGTGCGGAGCGGGTGTGCGACCGGGTGCTGCTGGTCAACGACGTGCGGCGTTCGTACGGGAACTACGCAGCGTTTTCGTTGATTTCGCCGCTGTTGGGGCGCGGGAGTTTCGCCGCGAACGACGGGCGGGTCTCGATCACCAAGGGTTTTACGGTCAGCGAGTTCGTGCGTCTGGCCCGCGCGGCGGACCTGCAGGGGCA